One Bufo gargarizans isolate SCDJY-AF-19 chromosome 3, ASM1485885v1, whole genome shotgun sequence DNA segment encodes these proteins:
- the LOC122933025 gene encoding uncharacterized protein LOC122933025 isoform X2, with amino-acid sequence MAQRVVAVIYIVLILGKEFQAEPIAVPGPSSGIMLQDTTGFILTNKRILSQKIYVSLDPRVFVERQFNISEISSPEIKIWYQMHIGYSQERVTQILEQTRKTMTREQFSTSRRPKRFISAITAAIIFAVVGTVIATGVSAVNSISIKTLELEIGSLKRNLMSIHAEMENQKKHLSDLYSVVEDTVVTTDFHSKLLTHSMNLHESHEQFKQELMSLKTLNENPIVTFQCNPTSLLDYIVMKGDFVVLFHKFKQLYLLILVIMGIHCL; translated from the coding sequence ATGGCACAGAGGGTTGTTGCCGTTATCTACAtcgtcctgatcttggggaaggagttccagGCCGAGCCGATTGCTGTACCAGGCCCTTCATCTGGGATCATGCTACAGGATACCACGGGATTCATCTTGACGAATAAGAGGATTCTATCCCAAAAGATCTACGTCAGTTTGGACCCACGTGTCTTCGTCGAGAGACAGTTCAACATTTCTGAGATTTCGTCTCCGGAGATAAAGATTTGGTATCAAATGCACATCGGCTATTCCCAAGAAAGAGTTACACAGATCCTGGAACAGACAAGGAAAACCATGACCAGAGAACAGTTTTCAACAAGTCGACGACCAAAGCGGTTCATTTCTGCAATTACAGCCGCCATAATCTTTGCCGTAGTGGGCACTGTCATTGCCACCGGTGTATCAGCTGTTAATTCCATCTCTAttaagacattggaacttgagaTCGGTTCACTGAAAAGGAACCTAATGAGTATTCATGCAGAGATGGAGAACCAGAAAAAACATTTATCGGACTTATATTCCGTTGTAGAGGATACTGTCGTCACCACCGACTTTCACTCAAAGTTATTGACTCATTCAATGAATCTTCATGAGAGTCACGAACAGTTTAAACAAGAACTAATGTCTCTAAAGACTCTGAATGAAAACCCCATTGTGACATTCCAATGTAACCCAACATCTCTATTGGATTACATTGTAATGAAGGGGgattttgttgtgctttttcataagtttaaacagttatatttacttattttagttataatgggtattcattgcctttaa
- the LOC122933025 gene encoding uncharacterized protein LOC122933025 isoform X1 — protein MNLSDQSGVYLTQDHKPLYCHIVICPEESGESSRHNFAKWKDCRMMKSKEITRFQLKTETQDWCKMAQRVVAVIYIVLILGKEFQAEPIAVPGPSSGIMLQDTTGFILTNKRILSQKIYVSLDPRVFVERQFNISEISSPEIKIWYQMHIGYSQERVTQILEQTRKTMTREQFSTSRRPKRFISAITAAIIFAVVGTVIATGVSAVNSISIKTLELEIGSLKRNLMSIHAEMENQKKHLSDLYSVVEDTVVTTDFHSKLLTHSMNLHESHEQFKQELMSLKTLNENPIVTFQCNPTSLLDYIVMKGDFVVLFHKFKQLYLLILVIMGIHCL, from the exons atgaacttatcggaccaatcaGGGGTTTACTTGACACAGGATCACAAGCCACTATATTGTCATATAGTTATTTGCCCAGAAGAATCTGGAGAAAGCAGCC GTCACAACTTCGCCAAATGGAAGGATTGCCGGATGATGAAGAGTAAAGAGATAAcaaggttccagctaaagacggaaaccCAGGATTG GTGCAAAATGGCACAGAGGGTTGTTGCCGTTATCTACAtcgtcctgatcttggggaaggagttccagGCCGAGCCGATTGCTGTACCAGGCCCTTCATCTGGGATCATGCTACAGGATACCACGGGATTCATCTTGACGAATAAGAGGATTCTATCCCAAAAGATCTACGTCAGTTTGGACCCACGTGTCTTCGTCGAGAGACAGTTCAACATTTCTGAGATTTCGTCTCCGGAGATAAAGATTTGGTATCAAATGCACATCGGCTATTCCCAAGAAAGAGTTACACAGATCCTGGAACAGACAAGGAAAACCATGACCAGAGAACAGTTTTCAACAAGTCGACGACCAAAGCGGTTCATTTCTGCAATTACAGCCGCCATAATCTTTGCCGTAGTGGGCACTGTCATTGCCACCGGTGTATCAGCTGTTAATTCCATCTCTAttaagacattggaacttgagaTCGGTTCACTGAAAAGGAACCTAATGAGTATTCATGCAGAGATGGAGAACCAGAAAAAACATTTATCGGACTTATATTCCGTTGTAGAGGATACTGTCGTCACCACCGACTTTCACTCAAAGTTATTGACTCATTCAATGAATCTTCATGAGAGTCACGAACAGTTTAAACAAGAACTAATGTCTCTAAAGACTCTGAATGAAAACCCCATTGTGACATTCCAATGTAACCCAACATCTCTATTGGATTACATTGTAATGAAGGGGgattttgttgtgctttttcataagtttaaacagttatatttacttattttagttataatgggtattcattgcctttaa